A genomic segment from Plasmodium coatneyi strain Hackeri chromosome 1, complete sequence encodes:
- a CDS encoding Gluatamate dehydrogenase: MDVDVRSPLAHPGGQDEGQFERELFSNNSITWKEKYEETKELLRSYNLFSDHLINYSVDFYFNKLGFNRLHFEETSPLLISKVVVCIITAKINEQYSSDKYFPTFEEKHDNVIFIITRVFADDNKTRLNYKMEKKIEEKYFHFSDMSKDCYRMKSFRSVHSVFDKEHTYEEPLRTYILELPTYSEDIISENETDLEKLMDVNFYSYIKGTKREKIYYELNKAVLYDLTGQFIQTYYYTTSENTFSLTIAVKRSNVISSIFSLIGDCLNMHRCFSYSKFVEPLKNGVLLIILNVNVITNSEENKKGMQDAQQMLLSLEGKIHKIVKSLKTLCLFNDSKFIQLSVKRIFTAEESAYIFLIIKFITFFSTNSFSSYKNVEHALHLRNNTDSTTSSSSSAILNDFYIIKEKLKSSKYTKEEILSCALSNVKTIKLLFANFERKMNHQGGEVLPTSTSSNSSSDSSHQSAHHTDSYKSTKDIVDEIEDNQHKKILQYFHLFEKHAIKTNFFRMHKISFAVSFDGALLKDSIYDAEPYSVIMICGLHFVGFHIRFTRISRGGIRIVISNNMNSYMHNYNNLFDEAYNLAYTQNFKNKDIPEGGSKGILLLDPDVCNVANTKYIKNLCFYSYVNSILDLLTDGRGDNNNGFGTKDGDLLGGISLNSTMDRNYNTSTLGDITADVLTPSRDFSYVNGTAEQAVQKIMCAKHREDVQLDNHAEEEDLIFLGPDENTGSDQLMDWACIIAKKRGYKFWKTFSTGKLRKNGGVPHDYYGMTTLGIETYIRKLCEKLNLKEESISRSIVGGPDGDLGSNAILQSNTKITSIIDGSGVLYDKNGLNKEELIRLANRRNTPGKKLPTSCTLYNEEYLSKDGFKISIEDHNVDVLGKIIKSGLEYRNSFFLNPLNTCDLFNPCGGRPHSINVFNVNSIIINERCIYKYIVEGANVFISDDARKILEAKNVILFKDASTNKGGVISSSLEVLAGLVLSDQQFIQMMCSPDSDILLVDENELTFMNLNQKNNHSLSFTRSMLMGRNTQNEKRETEGEEIQPNNLDDCVSPFYKQYVKEIQKKIVHYCELEFESLWSETRRTKTSISQATNVLSNKISELKKDILSSDTLCTDRKLMQKVLKDVIPSILLEKVTFDQIFERVPYIYLRSLFAAALASNYYYSQQFLSDLSVFNFFEYIRRLQSDA, translated from the coding sequence ATGGACGTGGACGTGCGCAGCCCGCTGGCCCACCCAGGCGGCCAAGACGAGGGGCAGTTCGAACGAGAGCTGTTCTCCAACAACAGCATCacgtggaaggaaaagtatgAAGAAACGAAGGAGCTTCTCCGAAGCTACAATTTGTTCTCAGACCACCTGATTAATTACAGCGTGGATTTCTACTTCAACAAATTGGGGTTCAACAGGCTGCACTTCGAGGAAACGAGTCCACTCCTGATAAGTAAAGTAGTGGTGTGTATCATAACGGCCAAGATAAACGAGCAGTATTCAAGCGATAAGTACTTTCCaacatttgaagaaaaacacGACAACGTTATATTCATAATAACGAGGGTCTTCGCAGATGACAACAAGACGAGGTTGaattacaaaatggaaaagaagattgaagaaaaatatttccacttTAGTGATATGTCGAAGGATTGTTACCGAATGAAGAGCTTCCGATCTGTTCACTCCGTGTTCGATAAAGAGCACACCTACGAAGAACCCCTACGCACGTACATATTGGAACTCCCAACATATAGTGAAGACATTATTAGTGAAAATGAAACAGACTTGGAGAAACTTATGGATGTTAATTTTTACAGCTACATTAAGGGAacgaaaagggagaaaatctACTACGAGTTGAATAAAGCAGTGTTGTACGACTTAACAGGACAGTTTATCCAAACGTATTACTACACCACGTCGGAGAACACCTTCTCGTTAACCATTGCTGTGAAGAGGAGTAATGTTATatcgtccattttttccctcatcgGAGATTGTTTGAATATGCACAGATGCTTCTCCTACTCCAAGTTTGTGGAGCCCCTCAAAAACGGAGTCCTCCTAATTATTCTAAACGTTAATGTGATCACCAATTCGGAGGAGAATAAGAAAGGAATGCAGGACGCCCAACAAATGCTCCTATCCCTAGAGGGGAAGAtccacaaaattgtaaagtcGCTAAAGACCTTGTGCTTGTTTAACGATTCCAAGTTCATACAACTCTCCGTTAAGCGTATATTCACTGCAGAAGAATcggcatacatttttttaatcattaAGTttatcacctttttttcgaCGAACTCCTTCTCCagttacaaaaatgtggaacacGCCCTGCATCTGAGAAACAACACCGACTCCACCACCAGCAGTAGTAGTAGTGCCATTCTGAACGACTTCTACATAATTAAGGAGAAGCTTAAGAGCTCCAAGTATACCAAGGAGGAGATCCTGAGTTGTGCCCTTAGCAATGTGAAGACGATTAAGCTGCTCTTTGCCAATTTTGAGAGGAAAATGAATCAccaggggggggaagtcTTACCCACCTCCACGTCTAGCAACTCCTCCAGCGATTCATCACACCAATCCGCACACCACACCGATTCGTACAAGTCTACCAAGGATATTGTCGACGAAATAGAGGACAACCAGCATAAGAAGATCCTGCAgtattttcaccttttcgaGAAACACGCAATAAAAACGAACTTTTTCCGTATGCACAAAATCAGCTTCGCAGTATCCTTTGATGGTGCACTTCTGAAAGATTCTATATATGACGCCGAGCCCTACTCCGTCATTATGATCTGTGGCCTCCACTTTGTTGGCTTCCATATCAGATTCACCAGGATCTCCAGAGGTGGTATCAGAATTGTCATATCGAACAACATGAACTCCTACATGCACAACTACAACAACCTCTTCGACGAAGCGTATAACCTCGCCTACACACAgaactttaaaaataaggacATACCAGAGGGAGGAAGCAAAGGAATCCTCCTCCTAGATCCAGACGTGTGCAATGTTGCCAATAcgaagtatataaaaaatttgtgcttTTACTCCTATGTGAATTCTATACTGGATCTATTGACCGATGGAAGGGGGGACAACAATAACGGTTTTGGAACAAAGGATGGTGACCTCCTTGGCGGCATTTCGCTAAACTCCACTATGGATAGGAACTACAACACGTCCACCTTGGGGGATATCACTGCGGATGTGTTAACGCCGAGCAGGGACTTCTCCTACGTGAACGGCACGGCGGAACAGGCGGTGCAGAAGATCATGTGTGCAAAACATAGAGAAGACGTCCAATTGGATAATCacgcagaagaggaagacctGATCTTCCTCGGCCCAGACGAAAACACGGGTTCAGACCAACTCATGGACTGGGCTTGTATAATCGCAAAAAAGAGGGGCTACAAATTCTGGAAAACATTTTCCACAGGAAAGCTCcgcaaaaatggaggagtcCCTCATGACTACTACGGAATGACAACCCTGGGGATAGAGACGTATATAAGGAAGCtatgtgaaaaattgaacctgaaggaggaaagtatAAGCAGATCCATCGTTGGAGGTCCAGATGGTGATTTAGGAAGTAATGCCATTTTGCAGTCGAACACGAAAATAACGTCCATCATTGACGGTTCGGGGGTTCTGTACGATAAAAACGGGTTGAACAAGGAGGAACTGATCCGGCTAGCTAACAGGAGAAACACTCCAGGGAAGAAGCTACCCACGTCCTGCACCCTCTACAATGAGGAATATCTTTCCAAAGATGGGTTCAAAATATCGATTGAAGATCACAACGTAGATGTGTTagggaaaattattaagagCGGCCTAGAGTATAGAAACAGCTTCTTCCTGAACCCACTGAATACATGCGACCTGTTCAATCCCTGTGGAGGTAGACCCCACTCCATCAACGTGTTTAACGTTAATAGCATTATTATAAACGAACGGTGCATCTACAAGTACATCGTTGAAGGGGCAAATGTGTTCATCTCAGACGATGCGAGGAAAATTCTTGAAGCGAAAAATGTGATTCTTTTTAAGGATGCATCTACCAACAAGGGAGGAGTCATATCGAGTAGTTTGGAGGTTCTAGCCGGGTTGGTCCTCTCCGACCAGCAGTTCATCCAAATGATGTGCTCCCCCGATAGCGACATCCTCCTCGTGGATGAAAATGAACTTACCTTCATGAACCTgaaccagaagaacaacCATTCGCTGTCCTTCACGCGTTCCATGCTGATGGGAAGGAACACGCAGAATGAGAAGAGGGAaacagaaggggaagaaattcaACCGAACAACCTGGATGATTGCGTCTCCCCCTTTTACAAGCAATACGTGAAGGAAATCCAGAAGAAGATCGTCCACTACTGCGAGTTGGAGTTCGAATCCCTGTGGAGCGAAACTAGGCGAACCAAGACATCCATCTCCCAAGCCACAAACGTCCTGTCCAACAAAATCAGCGAACTGAAAAAGGACATCCTCTCGTCGGATACCCTCTGCACAGACCGCAAGCTCATGCAGAAGGTATTGAAGGATGTTATTCCAAGCATTCTCCTTGAAAAGGTAACCTTCGACCAGATCTTCGAGAGGGTGCCCTACATCTACCTGCGCTCCCTCTTCGCAGCTGCTCTTGCATCCAACTACTACTACTCCCAGCAGTTCCTCAGTGACCTCTCCGTCTTTAACTTCTTCGAGTACATTCGTCGTCTGCAGAGTGATGCGTAA